The proteins below are encoded in one region of Methanobacterium aggregans:
- the guaA gene encoding glutamine-hydrolyzing GMP synthase, which produces MFDPSDFITESIEEIKRKIGDKKAIIALSGGVDSSVASVLTSRAIGNQLLAVFVDHGLLREGEANYVQKTFENRLNFVSVDAKDEFLGRLEGVEDPEEKRKIIGEVFIRVFERIAEEEGAEFLVQGTIAPDWIESQGNIKSHHNVALPHGLVLKVVEPIRELYKDEVRLLGSEMGLPDEMISRQPYPGPGLAVRIAGKITPEKIEVCRKANAIVDEEVKKEGLDKTLWQYFAVLTDTKVTGVKGDIRDYGYLVVIRMVESLDAMTADVPELPWNMVKTISQRITAEISEVTHVALSVSDKPPSTIELA; this is translated from the coding sequence ATGTTCGATCCATCTGATTTTATAACAGAATCCATAGAAGAAATAAAAAGGAAAATAGGCGATAAAAAAGCCATAATAGCATTATCTGGAGGAGTTGACAGTTCTGTAGCATCTGTTTTAACATCTAGAGCAATAGGAAACCAGTTACTTGCAGTCTTCGTTGACCACGGACTTTTACGTGAAGGAGAAGCAAATTACGTTCAAAAAACATTTGAAAATAGGCTCAATTTCGTTTCTGTAGATGCTAAAGATGAATTTCTGGGAAGGCTTGAGGGTGTTGAGGACCCTGAAGAAAAACGGAAGATCATCGGTGAAGTATTCATAAGGGTTTTTGAAAGAATTGCAGAAGAAGAAGGAGCTGAATTCCTTGTTCAGGGCACAATAGCTCCGGACTGGATAGAAAGTCAGGGAAACATCAAATCCCATCACAACGTTGCACTGCCCCATGGACTTGTTCTTAAGGTTGTTGAACCCATAAGAGAACTTTACAAGGATGAAGTCAGGTTACTGGGAAGTGAAATGGGCCTTCCTGATGAAATGATATCAAGACAACCTTATCCGGGGCCGGGACTTGCTGTGCGTATTGCAGGAAAGATAACTCCTGAAAAAATAGAGGTATGCCGGAAAGCAAACGCAATAGTTGACGAAGAAGTCAAGAAGGAAGGGTTAGATAAAACTCTGTGGCAGTACTTTGCAGTTTTAACAGATACCAAAGTTACAGGAGTTAAGGGAGATATAAGGGACTATGGATACCTTGTTGTAATACGTATGGTTGAGTCACTGGATGCCATGACTGCAGATGTACCAGAACTCCCATGGAACATGGTTAAAACAATTTCACAGCGAATAACTGCTGAAATATCCGAAGTAACCCATGTTGCACTTTCTGTAAGTGATAAACCACCAAGCACCATTGAACTGGCTTAA
- a CDS encoding cupin domain-containing protein, whose protein sequence is MSNHEVSTDKKDYIEVSEGIKRKTLVYGSKTLLTEFVLDGGNNLPMHKHLEEQTGYLVSGNIILKIDGEYYNMKPGDSWSIKGNIEHGAEIKEDSVAIEVFSPVRKDYI, encoded by the coding sequence ATGTCCAACCATGAAGTTAGTACTGATAAAAAAGATTACATAGAAGTTTCTGAGGGTATTAAGCGCAAAACATTGGTTTACGGTTCTAAAACATTGTTAACGGAGTTTGTACTGGATGGTGGGAATAATCTGCCAATGCACAAACATCTGGAGGAACAGACAGGATACCTTGTATCTGGAAACATAATTTTAAAGATAGATGGTGAGTATTATAACATGAAACCTGGTGACAGCTGGTCCATCAAAGGGAATATAGAACATGGGGCTGAAATAAAGGAAGATTCAGTTGCCATTGAAGTTTTCTCTCCAGTTAGGAAAGATTACATTTAG
- the msrB gene encoding peptide-methionine (R)-S-oxide reductase MsrB: MKSSSSHDSERIPIYSHKTREVEIVEKIEKTPEEWRKLLTPDSYRVSREKGTEIAFTGKYHDCHEDGIYRCVCCGTDLFDSKTKFDSGTGWPSFWAPIAEENVQTKSDRSLLMVRTEVLCARCDAHLGHVFDDGPEPTGKRYCMNSASLTFVKR; the protein is encoded by the coding sequence ATGAAAAGCTCAAGTTCCCATGATTCTGAAAGGATTCCAATATACTCCCACAAAACCCGTGAAGTAGAAATTGTGGAAAAAATTGAAAAAACCCCTGAAGAATGGAGAAAACTTCTTACTCCAGATTCTTACAGGGTTTCAAGGGAAAAAGGTACGGAAATTGCTTTTACTGGGAAGTACCATGACTGCCATGAGGATGGTATATACAGGTGTGTTTGCTGTGGAACGGATCTCTTCGATTCAAAAACGAAATTCGATTCAGGGACAGGATGGCCAAGTTTCTGGGCACCCATTGCAGAAGAAAATGTTCAAACGAAATCAGATCGAAGCCTTCTTATGGTGAGAACCGAGGTTCTCTGCGCCAGATGTGATGCACATCTTGGACATGTCTTCGATGATGGTCCAGAGCCCACAGGTAAAAGGTACTGCATGAATTCAGCATCCCTGACCTTTGTAAAAAGGTAG
- a CDS encoding Nre family DNA repair protein: MINGKTAYLKKLTSRMKMQSVDVGKELEGSTPPSVFIGSWNYPKVYAGPMIAPLQGDTTIMDTPESWIPQEKTQEDIIGYRLNLVRGKQLVGIRDLENNFVEKLQEISLASNSIDSAAEFGNKPRGLSFSDEHAPHGPSALIQKFDIDSVKWDHELEKTYYDSDLKASDALMDLHNKDVPFSNMQKAFSVGAMGVGKRRRLVPTRWSITACDSTIADHLLKEVRYNDLIDSHRVYEFSSLNNYYAILLLPLEWQYEWMEAFLHVLNREELIFSDYEENSGKKGYSRVGGCYYTCKMAVLEELTRMKKQAGAIVLREAYNGYVPLGVFNVRENVRHAMNQPYQEFEDMKSALNYISTKLKLPMDRFVKQSDLLKELLQSRQTTLDAFIPK; the protein is encoded by the coding sequence ATGATAAACGGAAAAACAGCTTACCTCAAAAAATTGACATCACGGATGAAGATGCAGTCTGTGGATGTTGGTAAAGAACTTGAGGGCAGTACCCCTCCATCTGTTTTTATAGGAAGCTGGAACTACCCCAAGGTATATGCAGGCCCAATGATTGCACCTCTTCAGGGAGATACAACTATAATGGACACTCCTGAGTCCTGGATCCCCCAGGAGAAAACTCAGGAGGACATAATTGGTTACAGGCTCAACCTGGTTCGTGGAAAGCAGCTTGTGGGGATAAGGGATCTTGAAAACAATTTTGTGGAGAAGCTTCAGGAGATATCCCTTGCATCCAACTCAATAGACAGTGCAGCGGAGTTTGGAAACAAACCTCGTGGACTTTCTTTCAGCGATGAACATGCACCCCACGGCCCAAGTGCCCTTATACAGAAGTTCGATATTGACAGTGTGAAGTGGGATCATGAACTTGAGAAAACTTACTACGACAGTGATTTAAAGGCTTCAGATGCCCTGATGGATCTTCACAATAAGGATGTTCCATTTTCCAACATGCAGAAGGCATTTTCTGTGGGTGCAATGGGTGTTGGTAAACGAAGGCGTCTTGTACCAACCAGATGGTCCATTACAGCATGTGATAGTACCATAGCCGATCATCTCTTAAAAGAGGTTAGATACAATGATCTAATAGATTCCCACAGGGTCTATGAATTTTCAAGCCTCAACAACTACTACGCCATACTCCTCCTACCCCTTGAGTGGCAGTACGAGTGGATGGAAGCATTTTTACATGTTTTAAATCGTGAAGAATTGATATTCTCAGATTATGAAGAAAATAGTGGCAAAAAAGGATATTCAAGGGTTGGGGGATGTTACTACACCTGCAAAATGGCTGTGCTGGAAGAACTTACCCGTATGAAAAAACAGGCAGGAGCCATAGTTTTAAGGGAAGCTTACAATGGATACGTTCCCCTCGGAGTTTTCAACGTGCGTGAGAATGTTAGACATGCAATGAACCAGCCTTACCAGGAATTTGAGGATATGAAGTCTGCACTCAACTACATATCAACGAAGTTAAAACTACCAATGGACAGGTTCGTTAAACAGAGCGACCTTTTAAAAGAGCTTTTACAGTCAAGACAGACAACTCTTGATGCTTTCATACCTAAATAG
- a CDS encoding DegT/DnrJ/EryC1/StrS family aminotransferase: protein MKLVFRRPSKATREAMCKSALNIRHVPGSRYEEVSAAEEIVSKTTGHEYAKIVGSGNSAILAVMSSFKERIMVPDQGGWSGFRKMADFKSIETVEVPTNMGIINPDVLSEHVKFQNPEAFFITSFAGYMAEQPVKEIYEVCDDNGVVLVEDASGSIGYPEKMLANGNHAHVIIASTGSPKTVNVGSGGFITTNNKKILYSSNYILKSLKADPVTCAGIAEEIKNAPEIVSKTLKSCKILKEKLSELKIYHRDKRGINVCIASDDPKKLGYELRHGFDVDGGGIVTVCPRYDRLKEKAVCVEMKNLDVDCLNNENITKISEIILETLRSS, encoded by the coding sequence TTGAAACTCGTTTTTAGAAGACCATCAAAGGCTACAAGAGAAGCCATGTGTAAATCTGCCCTCAACATCAGACACGTGCCTGGAAGTAGATACGAAGAAGTATCTGCTGCAGAAGAGATCGTATCAAAAACAACAGGGCATGAATACGCTAAAATTGTTGGAAGCGGTAACTCTGCAATACTTGCAGTTATGAGCAGCTTCAAAGAAAGGATAATGGTTCCAGATCAGGGAGGTTGGAGTGGTTTCAGGAAGATGGCAGATTTCAAGAGTATTGAAACTGTTGAGGTACCCACAAATATGGGAATAATAAACCCTGATGTTTTAAGTGAACATGTCAAATTTCAAAACCCTGAAGCATTCTTTATAACAAGTTTTGCGGGTTACATGGCAGAACAACCAGTTAAGGAGATATATGAAGTTTGTGATGACAATGGAGTTGTGCTGGTTGAGGATGCATCTGGATCCATTGGCTATCCTGAGAAAATGCTTGCAAATGGAAACCATGCACATGTTATAATTGCATCCACTGGATCTCCAAAGACAGTGAATGTTGGAAGTGGAGGATTCATCACAACCAACAATAAAAAGATTTTATATAGTTCTAATTACATTTTAAAGAGCTTGAAAGCTGATCCTGTGACATGTGCAGGTATAGCTGAAGAAATAAAAAATGCTCCAGAGATAGTTTCAAAGACCTTGAAATCCTGTAAAATTTTGAAAGAAAAACTGAGTGAACTCAAAATATATCACAGGGATAAAAGGGGCATTAATGTGTGCATAGCTTCGGATGATCCCAAAAAGTTGGGTTATGAACTCAGGCACGGCTTTGATGTTGATGGTGGTGGAATTGTAACAGTTTGTCCACGTTACGATAGGTTAAAAGAAAAGGCTGTGTGTGTAGAGATGAAAAATCTTGATGTTGACTGTTTGAATAATGAAAACATCACAAAGATCTCTGAGATTATTCTTGAAACTCTTAGATCATCCTAA
- the cgi121 gene encoding KEOPS complex subunit Cgi121, translating to MDSKIIYPKIQVAGFRYRVESFQDLMQKMDDLNLNCTVQLMDARAVAGKKNAVNAALQALNAFQRKENIAKDLGLEICLRASAQRQISRALHILGIKEGEMDICAVAVGCSEDVMPKLELVLGERDHQVFEPDENLLKKIYNINDTEIEAAGTISRVLIERTALLVIGK from the coding sequence ATGGACTCTAAAATTATTTATCCCAAAATACAGGTTGCAGGTTTCAGATACAGGGTTGAAAGTTTTCAAGATCTGATGCAGAAGATGGATGATTTAAACCTGAACTGCACAGTACAATTAATGGACGCAAGGGCAGTTGCAGGCAAAAAAAATGCTGTGAATGCTGCACTGCAGGCATTAAATGCGTTCCAACGGAAGGAAAATATTGCAAAGGATTTGGGCCTTGAAATATGTCTGCGTGCATCAGCCCAGAGGCAGATATCCCGTGCACTCCATATTCTCGGGATAAAGGAAGGAGAGATGGATATCTGTGCAGTTGCTGTGGGCTGTAGTGAGGATGTTATGCCAAAGCTTGAACTTGTACTCGGTGAAAGGGACCATCAGGTATTTGAACCCGATGAAAACCTTCTAAAAAAAATTTACAACATCAATGACACTGAAATTGAAGCTGCAGGAACAATTTCAAGGGTACTTATTGAGAGAACAGCTTTACTTGTGATTGGTAAATGA
- a CDS encoding (R)-citramalate synthase — protein sequence MKVKIFDTTLRDGEQTPGVSLTPDQKLRTAVKLDELGVDVIEAGSAITSEGERQGIKNIVSEGLNAEICSFARAVKVDIDAALDCGVDSVHLVVPTSDLHIKHKLRKTREDVKGFAVESTEYAVDHGLTVELSAEDSTRTDFDFLKEVFREGIDAGAQRICACDTVGMLTPERAYEFYGGLTDLGVPVSAHCHNDFGLAVANTLSGLRAGAAQAHVTINGIGERAGNASLEELVVALHSLYNVETGVNIGMLYDMSRTVARMTGIYLQPNKAIVGENAFAHESGIHADGVMKKAETYEPITPELVGHKRRFVMGKHVGSHIIRQKIDEMGLRVDEDRFQQIFSRIKALGDMGKCVTDVDLQAIAEDVLGVLPEKPVELEELTIVSGNKVTPTASVKLNVEGMDKLEAGVGVGPVDAAIVAIRKSMAGVADITLEEYHVDAITGGTDALIDVVIKLRNGENIVSARSTQPDIIMASVEAVLGGINKILSDKKIRESRGDSN from the coding sequence TTGAAGGTTAAAATATTTGATACAACACTTAGAGATGGAGAACAAACCCCTGGAGTTTCCTTAACTCCGGATCAGAAGCTGAGAACTGCTGTTAAACTCGATGAACTTGGAGTTGATGTTATTGAGGCAGGTTCCGCAATTACATCTGAAGGAGAAAGGCAGGGAATAAAAAACATAGTTTCAGAGGGGCTTAACGCTGAAATATGCAGTTTTGCAAGGGCAGTTAAGGTTGATATTGATGCAGCACTTGACTGTGGCGTTGACAGTGTCCATCTTGTTGTTCCAACATCAGACCTTCATATAAAGCACAAACTGAGAAAAACCAGGGAAGATGTCAAGGGATTTGCAGTGGAATCAACAGAGTACGCTGTTGATCATGGACTGACAGTTGAATTATCTGCAGAAGATTCCACCAGAACAGATTTTGACTTCCTGAAGGAAGTTTTCAGGGAAGGAATAGATGCCGGTGCCCAGAGGATATGTGCATGTGACACAGTGGGAATGCTGACACCTGAACGTGCCTATGAGTTTTACGGGGGCCTGACAGATCTTGGAGTTCCTGTAAGTGCCCACTGCCACAACGACTTTGGATTGGCAGTTGCAAACACCCTGTCCGGTTTAAGGGCAGGTGCAGCCCAGGCCCATGTAACAATAAACGGTATAGGGGAGCGTGCAGGAAATGCATCCCTTGAAGAACTTGTTGTAGCACTGCACTCCCTTTACAACGTTGAAACAGGGGTCAACATAGGAATGCTCTACGACATGTCAAGGACCGTTGCAAGGATGACTGGAATATACCTCCAGCCAAACAAGGCAATAGTGGGCGAAAATGCATTTGCACATGAATCAGGAATACATGCAGATGGAGTTATGAAAAAGGCAGAAACATATGAACCTATAACGCCAGAACTCGTTGGACACAAGCGCAGATTTGTAATGGGTAAACATGTGGGCTCCCACATCATAAGGCAGAAGATAGATGAAATGGGCCTCAGGGTGGATGAGGACAGGTTCCAGCAGATATTTTCCAGGATAAAAGCCTTGGGTGATATGGGGAAGTGTGTTACAGATGTTGATCTTCAAGCAATTGCTGAGGACGTTCTTGGAGTTCTTCCTGAAAAACCAGTGGAACTTGAAGAGCTCACAATCGTCTCAGGAAACAAGGTCACACCAACGGCATCAGTCAAACTCAATGTGGAGGGCATGGACAAACTCGAAGCCGGTGTGGGTGTTGGACCGGTAGATGCAGCCATAGTTGCCATAAGAAAGAGTATGGCTGGCGTTGCAGACATAACCCTAGAAGAATACCACGTGGATGCAATAACCGGCGGTACAGACGCACTTATAGATGTTGTTATCAAGCTTCGGAACGGGGAGAACATAGTGAGTGCAAGAAGCACCCAGCCGGACATCATAATGGCCAGTGTAGAGGCAGTTCTGGGTGGAATAAATAAAATATTGAGTGATAAAAAGATCAGGGAATCTAGGGGAGATTCCAACTGA
- a CDS encoding TIGR01177 family methyltransferase, whose amino-acid sequence MEIVLIMSQEHTTLPKAEVESILRAENIPFKIKKEYEGVITLEIPDEKLEAFKKIEKRFSYVHEVSKLLINTDEQGLMDEIQNYPWKNLIKKDYAVRIKRMNKSQKFNTTDLEWKMGGIINDMMPDNVNVNLKDPETFIRTIFINDEVMVCERIFKVAKKHFHDLKPHKRPFFYPGSMSPKLARCMVNLTMVGKGDRVLDPFCGTGGILIEAGIIGASVVGADIDERMVEGTVKNLEYCGIKDYEVFQSDARHIKLPYKVDAIVMDPPYGISASTGGEESQKLYNQSMHSLQNLVKDDGLVCMATPHYMDMNEVIKDTSFEIIDQHHIRMHKSLTRVISLLKKV is encoded by the coding sequence ATGGAAATAGTTCTTATAATGTCCCAGGAACATACAACCCTTCCAAAGGCAGAGGTTGAATCAATACTAAGGGCAGAAAATATTCCGTTTAAAATAAAAAAGGAATATGAAGGTGTTATAACCCTGGAAATTCCAGATGAAAAACTGGAAGCCTTTAAAAAAATAGAGAAAAGATTTTCATACGTACACGAGGTCTCCAAACTTTTGATAAACACGGATGAGCAAGGTTTAATGGATGAAATCCAAAATTATCCATGGAAAAACCTTATAAAAAAGGATTATGCCGTGAGAATTAAGAGAATGAATAAAAGTCAAAAATTCAATACAACTGACCTTGAATGGAAGATGGGTGGAATAATAAACGACATGATGCCAGATAACGTTAATGTCAACCTCAAAGACCCCGAAACATTCATCAGAACCATTTTCATAAATGATGAAGTCATGGTCTGTGAAAGAATTTTTAAAGTGGCTAAAAAACACTTTCACGACCTCAAACCCCATAAAAGACCATTTTTCTACCCTGGATCAATGAGTCCCAAACTTGCACGGTGCATGGTGAACCTCACCATGGTTGGGAAGGGAGACAGGGTCCTGGACCCATTCTGCGGAACTGGAGGAATACTCATAGAAGCAGGAATAATCGGAGCAAGTGTTGTTGGGGCAGATATAGATGAAAGAATGGTTGAGGGGACAGTAAAAAACCTGGAGTACTGCGGTATAAAGGATTATGAGGTTTTCCAGTCAGATGCACGACACATAAAACTCCCATACAAGGTAGATGCAATTGTTATGGATCCTCCATACGGTATATCTGCGTCAACAGGTGGAGAAGAAAGTCAGAAGCTTTACAATCAATCAATGCACTCCCTTCAGAACCTGGTTAAGGATGATGGGCTTGTGTGTATGGCAACACCTCACTACATGGATATGAATGAAGTGATCAAGGATACAAGTTTTGAAATAATCGATCAACACCATATAAGAATGCATAAGAGTTTAACAAGGGTTATATCCCTTTTGAAGAAGGTTTAA
- a CDS encoding geranylgeranyl reductase family protein, which yields MNDYDVAVVGAGPVGSSFARQMAQKGFKVGLIERKKEVGVPLQCAGLVGEKIRNTNLLPEEFIMNKVYGAYLYSPSGTMLSVAKGEPAAYVLDRVAYDKFLAEQAVEEGADLLLNHRVNRVDIENGEIYVKDHGKISADVIVGADGQGSFVSSHMNPPSKTVQAAQYLVDMGSNVFNSDYVQLHVDSKVSPGFLWVIPISESMARVGLFADSSYQNLNQILKDFISTDKQFKGASVVKKYQGFIPRHDQKKKILNGRTILLGDAASQVKPTTGGGLIIGFKCAKMAADVVSNALDVGDIGLLQNYPKNYMKEYKKELRMQLEVQKIFGSMTNEELDRMFMKLKKGGAESMISEYGDMDTQSTLIKEMIKNGLLLSILPGIILKGLFNLWK from the coding sequence ATGAATGATTATGACGTTGCAGTTGTGGGTGCAGGGCCTGTAGGATCAAGTTTTGCAAGACAGATGGCACAGAAAGGGTTTAAAGTAGGCCTAATTGAGAGAAAAAAAGAAGTAGGTGTTCCGCTTCAGTGTGCAGGGCTTGTTGGAGAAAAAATAAGGAATACGAACCTTCTGCCTGAAGAATTCATAATGAACAAGGTATATGGAGCTTACCTGTATTCTCCATCAGGCACTATGTTATCAGTTGCTAAGGGCGAACCTGCAGCATACGTTCTTGACAGGGTTGCATACGATAAATTTTTAGCAGAACAGGCAGTTGAAGAAGGTGCAGATCTACTCCTGAACCACCGTGTGAACAGGGTGGACATTGAAAATGGTGAAATTTACGTTAAAGACCATGGAAAGATATCTGCAGATGTGATTGTGGGGGCAGACGGCCAGGGATCTTTTGTTTCAAGTCATATGAACCCCCCGTCAAAAACTGTTCAGGCAGCCCAGTACCTAGTTGATATGGGATCCAATGTTTTCAACAGCGACTATGTTCAGCTCCACGTGGATTCAAAGGTATCCCCTGGATTCCTGTGGGTGATCCCAATTTCAGAATCAATGGCAAGGGTGGGACTCTTCGCAGATTCGAGCTACCAGAACTTGAACCAGATACTGAAAGACTTTATAAGCACTGATAAACAGTTCAAAGGAGCATCAGTTGTTAAAAAATATCAGGGATTCATACCTCGTCACGATCAGAAAAAGAAGATATTAAATGGCAGAACTATACTTTTAGGGGATGCAGCATCCCAGGTGAAACCAACAACTGGCGGGGGCCTTATAATTGGGTTTAAATGTGCTAAAATGGCTGCAGATGTGGTTTCAAACGCCCTGGATGTGGGAGATATTGGGCTTCTTCAGAACTATCCAAAGAATTATATGAAGGAATATAAAAAAGAGCTCAGAATGCAGCTTGAAGTTCAGAAGATATTTGGGTCCATGACGAATGAAGAACTTGACAGAATGTTCATGAAGCTTAAAAAAGGCGGTGCTGAATCAATGATATCAGAATACGGAGATATGGACACACAGTCCACTCTCATAAAGGAAATGATTAAAAACGGGCTTCTACTATCCATTCTTCCAGGAATCATACTAAAGGGGTTGTTTAATTTATGGAAATAG
- a CDS encoding PH domain-containing protein → MIGKKVKSHPGERVLFETRPRFMVSLKSTFLKFIILLIIFRFFSSIVEATANLQNYIITMVQIPLVASVTIILMLLALFLFFWIIWDVVSWKSISYLVTDRRVIVRRGLLRKKRVFMHYNKIQDVSVSQSITERIFNSGDIEIFGGHERTTLLLEDIPDPGEVEDMINRLIEGDSDLEADYESYDSEVYNKVYKKPPKQRQKQRFEGDIISDYDKKFKK, encoded by the coding sequence ATGATTGGTAAAAAAGTGAAATCACATCCAGGTGAACGGGTACTCTTTGAAACCCGACCAAGATTCATGGTAAGTTTAAAATCAACCTTCCTAAAATTCATAATTTTACTAATTATTTTCCGTTTCTTCAGCTCAATAGTTGAAGCTACTGCAAACCTGCAGAACTACATCATAACCATGGTTCAAATACCTCTTGTTGCGTCTGTAACCATAATATTAATGCTTCTGGCATTATTTTTGTTCTTTTGGATAATATGGGATGTTGTATCTTGGAAATCCATAAGTTACCTTGTCACTGACCGTAGGGTCATAGTTCGAAGGGGACTTCTAAGAAAAAAAAGAGTTTTCATGCATTACAATAAAATCCAGGATGTTTCAGTCTCCCAAAGTATCACAGAACGAATCTTCAATTCCGGTGACATAGAAATATTTGGTGGTCATGAACGAACAACACTGCTCCTTGAGGATATCCCAGATCCTGGTGAAGTTGAAGATATGATAAACAGGCTGATAGAAGGAGATTCTGATCTTGAAGCAGATTATGAAAGCTACGATAGTGAAGTTTACAACAAGGTCTACAAAAAACCACCAAAACAGAGGCAGAAACAGAGGTTTGAAGGGGATATAATCTCGGATTATGACAAAAAATTTAAAAAATGA
- a CDS encoding UPF0280 family protein, giving the protein MNSRNIKIKRIQIHETNLLVKTDLEVRELYSFVFKQREELKGYIRKDPDFLTSLEPVIIESHEDAPQIVKLMARAGRKAEVGPMAAVAGTISQLSMGFLLNKGSKYVIVDNGGDISIKTNRDTVVGLYAGDSSLSGELGFKIKHEKTPMGICTSSGTVGHSISFGRADSVTVFAGESSTADALATSIANNAKGVTDEDAVQKCLERADDFKGIMQGVLVIVGESAGTIGKIPNLVETDKKVVLGDLWDTVH; this is encoded by the coding sequence ATGAATTCCAGGAATATCAAAATCAAACGTATCCAGATCCATGAAACCAACCTCCTAGTGAAAACTGACCTTGAAGTGAGGGAGCTTTACAGTTTCGTATTCAAGCAGCGCGAGGAGCTTAAAGGGTACATTCGTAAAGATCCTGACTTTTTAACGAGTCTTGAGCCCGTGATCATTGAATCACATGAAGATGCACCCCAGATAGTTAAGTTGATGGCTCGTGCTGGGAGAAAAGCAGAGGTGGGCCCTATGGCTGCTGTTGCAGGAACCATATCCCAACTTTCAATGGGATTTCTATTAAATAAGGGTTCAAAATATGTTATAGTAGATAATGGAGGGGATATATCCATTAAAACCAACAGAGATACAGTAGTAGGTTTATATGCTGGCGATTCATCCCTTTCAGGAGAGTTGGGATTTAAAATAAAGCATGAGAAAACTCCAATGGGCATATGCACTTCATCAGGAACTGTTGGACATTCTATAAGCTTTGGAAGGGCAGATTCTGTTACAGTTTTTGCAGGTGAATCAAGCACTGCAGATGCACTTGCAACCTCCATTGCAAACAATGCAAAGGGGGTTACAGATGAGGATGCAGTTCAAAAATGCCTTGAAAGGGCTGATGATTTTAAAGGGATCATGCAGGGAGTTCTGGTGATCGTTGGCGAGTCTGCAGGCACCATTGGAAAAATTCCAAATCTCGTTGAAACTGATAAAAAAGTTGTTCTGGGGGATCTGTGGGACACCGTCCATTGA